In Dermacentor variabilis isolate Ectoservices chromosome 1, ASM5094787v1, whole genome shotgun sequence, the genomic stretch GCGATTGGTGCCAATGTTGATGGACTATTCCATTTGGGAGGAAGGCCCATTTTTTTACTTCATACAATCCTCGGCCCAAACGTGTAGAGAGGTGTAGAATAATAGGTAGCGTCGAAAACACGCGTGCGTCCAAATCAGTGAACACCGATATGTCGTACAATGGTCGCACAATTTCTCACGTGACCGGATCCTAGGTGCACATACGAGACATCTGCGGCGTCTGCGGCAGGCGGTGCGCTCGGTTGTAGCTTCGTGATACTAGGTGCTCTTCGTGAACTTATTATGTTGTTACCAAGTGTTTGCACCCTGCAGCGTGTTTCTCTGCAAGTTCAGGATGCGTAGAACTGTCGAGAAACTAGCTCGACAGCTGATTCCCACTAGGTGCTTCATGCACTGTTGATAACATCAGATAACCTTCGCAGCACGAACTCGCCTCGCCATGCACGCTTTCATAGTGAGTACAGGCTCTCAGTTATTTCGTCAAGTGAGAATCCGTAAGCACCTATTGCTCAGGTCTTTCTCATCAAGGAATGGTGGCATCCTCTTGAACGGTTGTACTATCCGTCGTGTCTGCGTAGCCCCGGTGAAACCAGTTTTGTCTGTCGTACTCTGTCGAGCTTGCTCAAGCGCTCGACGCATCGACAGCGGTGAACTAAAGAGACTGTTGCGGCAAGCAAAACCTGAACGATTTCGCCTCGGTGCTGCTGTTTTGTTGCTTTTTGTATCCAGCTCTGTTATGATCGCCTTCCCATTTTGCATCGGCAAAGTGATTGACGTGATCTACACTGCGTCTAACAACGACGAACTTCGCGCCAACCTCAACTGGATTtgcaaggttctgactggcgcTGTTGTGATCGGTGGTCTTGCAAACTTTGGTCGTGTGTACCTTATGAACAGTTCAGCACAGCGAATAATCAACTCTCTCCGCAAGCAAGCTCACGCCTCGCTGATGCAGCAGGAGATAGCCTTTTTTGACCAAAACCGCACGGGTGATCTTATCACCAGACTTTCAAGCGACACTGCGCTGGTTGGGATGTCCTTAACACAAAACATATCAGATGGCCTGCGCTctgctgttgcagtgtttggtgGTGTGAGTATGATGTTGTACACATCGCCACAGTTGTCACTAGTTGGCCTGAGCGTTGTACCACCGGTTGCCATTATTTCCTTCGCGTTTGCTGGTAGACTGAGGCAAGTCGCAGCAGACGTACAGACGCAGCTTGCCCAGTCTAGTGCCATTGCTGAGGAACAGCTGTCACACATCAGAACTGTGCGCGCGTTTACTAAAGAAAGTTTTGAGATCAAGAGGTATGCTGAAGGGCTTTCTAGGCTCTTGGACAAGGTTAATACTGAAACATGGTTGCGGGCAGTCTTTTTTGGCTGCACTGGTGCCACAGGAAACATGATTGTATTGGCTGTCCTCTATTATGGGGGCATTCTCATGTCTGATGGCAGACTTACTGTAGGAAACCTGTCTTCATTTTTGCTGTATGCAGCTTATGTTGGTGTGTCCATCGGTGGTCTTGGAGGCTTCTTCACTGAAGCAACCAAAGCCCTGGGTGCTTCAAAAAAAGTATGGGAAATTGCTGATCGTGTTCCGGCTCTGCCAAACTCCGGTGGGCTGGCGCTTTCCAATCTCCAAGGGCACATAGAGTTTTGCAATGTTACATTTGCCTACCCCTCCAGGCCAGACATTGACGTTCTTAAAAAGCTAAACCTTGCAGTGCCTGCAGGATCTGTGGTGGCAATTGTAGGCCCTAGTGGGCAGGGAAAATCTACGCTGGCCTCTTTACTCCTTCGGCTTTATGACCCATCTTCAGGTATTGTCATGCTGGATGGAATTGATATTAGGGACCTGGAGCCCCACTTTCTGAGAGTGAACGTGGGAATTGTTAGCCAGGAACCAACACTTTTTGCTACATCAATTTTCGAGAATATCCTTTACGGTGCAAAGAGTATGGAGAAAAGTTCAAAAGATGATGTAATCAGGGCTGCAAGTGAGGCCAATGCACTAGAGTTCATCCAAGGCCTTCCTGATGGCTTTAATACAATGGTTGGGGAACGAGGAATCTTGTTATCTGGTGGTCAAAAGCAACGCATCGCTATTGCTCGAGCTATTCTTAGGGACCCCAGTGTGTTGATCTTGGATGAAGCAACTAGCTCATTGGATGCTGTTAGCGAGCGAGCAGTGCAAGAGGCTTTGAAAAAGCTTATGGTTGGGCGCACTGTGCTCACTATTGCTCACAGGCTATCTACAATTCGCAGGGCAGATAAAATTGCAGTGTTGAAGGCAGGTACTGTTGTTGAGTTTGGAACTTATGAGCAGCTGATGAGCATTACTGATGGGCTGTTTCGGAGGCTTGTGGAACATCAGCTACAAGATGAGAGAACAGCTGAATGAATGTTAACATTCATGGTGTTTAATTGGTGTTTAATTTCTGTGATATTGCTGGAATGAAGTACAAGAATACAAAGCACTGAATTATTCTGGCTGCAATACACATGCTAGTGAAACTTGACAGGCATGCAGTGGATGCTTCTAGTTCTCAGTGCTCATTCTTGTGGGCTGATCATACGAGCATATGTTATGCACAATGCAAGGTTGTGTTAATGCCAAAAAGCGGGCCATTTAAAACAGCTTGACTGCTTTGATAATATTTACTCTACCATGAAGAATGCTGAATTACAAGAACTTGTTTCTAGCAGCACTATAGCAATCTAATAAAGCTATTTTACATGCCGGAGTACTTGCATTGATTCTATAATTGTCAAGCCATGGTTTGCAGATGAGCACGGTATATAAGATGGGTCATCAATAGAGGATATGAGGTGCTGAAGCATGGCATGCTTATCATAGCTACGTTATTGTACATTTATCAGAGGACATGAATAGCGTAGGAAAGCTGATCATTGCATACAGCCGTTAAATGCATAGGCTTATATCTGTGGTTAATTTCAGAGCTAGCAAGCGTTCCAGATAATATACAGTATACAGTAGGGATCTCGAATATGTGGCTCATGGAGCCCTTGCGTTCCCCTTGGACAGCTCACGCTTACTACCAGAAACCTTGACTTTGTGGGGACACTAAACAGCCATGCTAAATAGCTCTAGACTGGTAAAGCATTATTTTAGAACTCTCATCTGCATTTATTGGTGAAAATGTTTGATTGCTAGTGGAGAATATAGAGGTGAAACTTCCCTTTGTTGAATTTCACATCCAAATTACAGCAGTGGTACATCAGTCTAATGAGATGGATTTCAATGTATTTGCGCAATTCTGCACAGAAAAATGTTCTTTGAACTTTCTAGGTCGAGCCTGGCTTTTCCAGAATACTATGAAAGCCTTCTTTACTGAAAAACGGGTAACTAATATGAACCAGACTGCTGGTGTTCCACAGTCCAGAAAGCAAGGGCTGCTAAAGTTCTCGAATGTGGTTAAGCTTGGTTAGTTCACCACCATCAATAACTTTGTGTGCTAGCAGCAGCATTGTTCTGGGGATATCTTGGTATTTTAGTGCTACACCTGACACCAATGGCTTCCACACCACTTAAGGTCAAGGGGGAGGCAGCAAGAAAGTGTAACTGTGTTAGACAATGAAAAAAGGCAAAACCACAGTATCTAGTCCAGTTGTGTCAAGGTGCCACCTTGTTCACTTTGAGTTCACTATTGATGTGTGCCATTGCCTATGTAAAAACAATTGGAAGAGTTGGAAAGGATGTGCGACATCTGTCATCGTCCATGTTGCCCAATGCACTGCCTCCTGCACACCCTTGATAGTTTCCCAAAAGCATTTAGGTGCCCTGTGAATTAACTGGGCCGAGTCTGCATCTAGATAAAATGCTGGGAACATCACTGTCAGTAGCAGCACATCTCTAAAATATGTCAGGTGCACAAAGTATACGAGGACATAATGGCTTTGCGAATGGTAATGGTTCCGATATTTGTTCCAAATTTTTTGCATTCCTTTACTGCTCTTTTCTAAGACTGTCGAGTACAACCATCTCCTTTCTTAATTACTGACTGAATTCGTCTCGGATCAGATAGTGCATGTGTTGATATTGGGTAGTGCTTCCACATTAGCAATCTTTAGAGAGCTTTTAGCATTGTGTGGCTGTTAGTCTTTCTCTCAGTGACACCTTCCCATGGGAGATGGAACCAGAACTAGGATGCCACATAGGAGACTAGGACACCACATTGAGGGTGATGTGGCCACAGAAGTTCACAGCCAGCCACTCTTGGGTCATGCAGGCAAATCTATTACATTGGAGTGGCGCCTAATGAAACTGTTCACATAAAGCTTGGCTGTTGATTTTGCCACTTGAAGGTGCACCATAATGGCCGTAATTTGCTGTTAAGGGTTCTCACTCATTATGGCCTCCACCTGCTAAAGCAACTGATGtcagatttggcagtcgtagctgtaggaaggagcttgactcttcgtcgggacttaggagagcaggatttatttacattatttacatcttagacaagacatatatcgacagtctagcgtgactcccatatggagcccgcatgACTAAcgtacagcaaacagcttacgagcacacagctccctagtacatttctagcacgatGAGCACACAgcgagcactcagctcactacgacgagccccccccccccccccccagcagccgacaatcgctgcttataagctctctgctcgacgtcatagttcgacgtcattcaagatgacccgcccttttggaggatgagggctgtcatacacgtgccgcacacacacacaggtgtaaaggtccggagccgacgtcagaggggcttcgtaaaactccttcactcgcaacggcgatgacgctagaggttggcggcggcattctaAGATGAGGataccaccgctggcgtaactggctggcaaacttgcactgcagctggccgttcttaacactgaACAGTCTAAATGGcgtctgaccactggcagcacttatttGTCTTTGTTTCGGAAAATAATTGGCCATAATCTGTTGTCTCACCCTGAAAAGGTTTGGCAACATTTAAGGTGGTGATCTCCAAGTCACTGTGGCTGGCATGTAAGGTGACCAGAGGACAGTATATGGCTTCATCTCCTGTGCCATAGTGGAAGCTGATACTCTGGAACAAGTGTGCTAGATAGGTGACAGAGGGATTAGTGAATACAGAGTTAAGCACCTAGAAAAGATGAGAATGTTAATGTCTATGGCAATTCGAAGCCACATCTTCAAATACGTTGAGCACCCAGTTTAGCCTCGATATTATATAATGAGAGGGACCACAGTTGAATGCCTCCACAACaaaatgacctgtataatgaaGTATCCTGTATGTCCTGGTTGAATTCCTACTTTTTCTATATGGCTTTGCTACTATATGCATTGTGAATGCCTTTAAAGTGATCACCACTAAAACATATCTACTTCTACAGTGAAGGAATTTGGGCATCCCCAATGGCTTAATTGTTGCTACATGCATCACAACGAATGCATGTAGCAGTGCCACCACTGCCTTTCATACTTGCCACTGAGCTGCGAAGGGCATACGAAGTCACACTTGACACCACAACAAAGACCTCATGGGAGGGTGTGGAATCCACAGTGGATAATAGAAATTCCTTCCCCTTTCTCATACTCCGACAAAATGATGATCTGCTCAGAACAGCATACCAGTGACACTGTCAAAGCCATCACGGATGGGAAGAAGGTAAACGTCTATACATGCagtagtgatgtttttttttttcctggtccAAGTATGGAAGAGAGACAAGGAAGACAGGGACAACAACCTTGTCACTGTCCCTGTATTCCTTCTCCCTGTTCTCTACTTAGCGCaacaaccaactagcccccttcattacCTTGTTGAGCTGCAGTGATGATGAGCCCAATAATTTTGGCAAGGGAGGCGATAGCGGCATTCGAAGCTCTGCAGCACTACCTTGTGCCACTATCAGGTTGCACCGTGCTTCACGCCATGAACTTCTATGTCATAATGTCTGCTGAAGTTGTACATTCCATTGGCTGAAGTATGCAGATGAAAATTGGCAGCTTCATTCACTAAAGTATCTGTCGAATCCATGTTgaaaaaaggttttctttttctgaatgtgCTTAGGTAGTTCTATTGCAAGCACTATGGTGAACAATCTTTGCAACtaagtgacctgtataacaaagGATTCTGGAGGTCCCAAGTGCTCCATTGTAAAGATGTTTTTGCATATAACAAATTAAATATGTTTCTTGTAGAGACCAGCAAATAGTGAAtatatatgcttataacaaatatcggATATAACAGGTATTTTCGTGTCAGATCTTACTTCCTTGTAACAAGGTTCGACTGCATTGAAGGCACAGTTGCACTGCTGATCCACTTCTTGCAAGTTTGCAAAATTACTAGTGCAGAAGCATTACCGAGAAGCGGGGAAGAGCGGGATTATGCAGACTTTCCATTTGCACCACATTCATGACTGATAAGTCACGGCAATGCCCTTTGAGGCGTC encodes the following:
- the LOC142563504 gene encoding ATP-binding cassette sub-family B member 10, mitochondrial-like, whose amino-acid sequence is MHAFIVSTGSQLFRQVRIRKHLLLRSFSSRNGGILLNGCTIRRVCVAPVKPVLSVVLCRACSSARRIDSGELKRLLRQAKPERFRLGAAVLLLFVSSSVMIAFPFCIGKVIDVIYTASNNDELRANLNWICKVLTGAVVIGGLANFGRVYLMNSSAQRIINSLRKQAHASLMQQEIAFFDQNRTGDLITRLSSDTALVGMSLTQNISDGLRSAVAVFGGVSMMLYTSPQLSLVGLSVVPPVAIISFAFAGRLRQVAADVQTQLAQSSAIAEEQLSHIRTVRAFTKESFEIKRYAEGLSRLLDKVNTETWLRAVFFGCTGATGNMIVLAVLYYGGILMSDGRLTVGNLSSFLLYAAYVGVSIGGLGGFFTEATKALGASKKVWEIADRVPALPNSGGLALSNLQGHIEFCNVTFAYPSRPDIDVLKKLNLAVPAGSVVAIVGPSGQGKSTLASLLLRLYDPSSGIVMLDGIDIRDLEPHFLRVNVGIVSQEPTLFATSIFENILYGAKSMEKSSKDDVIRAASEANALEFIQGLPDGFNTMVGERGILLSGGQKQRIAIARAILRDPSVLILDEATSSLDAVSERAVQEALKKLMVGRTVLTIAHRLSTIRRADKIAVLKAGTVVEFGTYEQLMSITDGLFRRLVEHQLQDERTAE